ATTTTCAAGCTGTTTTGGCCAGAATTTACTCGTATCGTTTGTTCCTAAACCAAACCCGTGTCCGCCTTTTTCATAAATGTGCATTTCTGCTGAAACACCATTTTTCTTCAATGCCAGATAGTAATTAATACTATTTTCAGGAATAACTACTGTATCATCTGTGGCATGAATTAAAAATGCAGGAGGAGTTTTGGCATTGACTTTCTTTTCGTTCGAAAAAGAATCAATCAATTCCTGCGAAGGACTTTCTCCTAATAAATTAATCTGCGAGCCCTTATGTGTAATTTCGTTTTCCATTGAGATTACCGGATAAATCAAAACTGAAAAATCTGGACGGGCACTAACTTTAAAAGCTGATTCATAGACTTTATCATCATAATGTGTCGACAAAGTAGAAGCTAAATGTCCGCCTGCAGAAAAACCCATAATTCCAATTTTATTGGAATTGATGTTCCATTTTGCAGCATTCTGCCTTACATAACGAATTGCTTCTTGGGCATCCTGCAATGGCCCGACATTTTTATTCTTCATAATCAAATCACTTGGCAGACGATATTTTAATACAAAAGCAGGAATTCCAAGAGTATTAAACCATTCTGCTATTTTGGTTCCTTCTTTGTCAATTGCCAAATGCGAATAACCTCCGCCGGGAAGAATAACTACTGCGGTTTGATTAGGTTTGGTAACAGCTGGAAAAAAGGCCGTTAAAGTAGGAACCGAAACCAAACTCGTGCTTTGTACTTTTCCGTCTTTAGATTCTTCTTTTTCCTTGTAATTTGATGCTTTAATCTCGTCTGGAATTGTATTCCAAAGCGGAATTACCTGATTTTGGGCATGAGTATATAATACTCCTGTGAAAAGCAGAAAAAACAATGAGATTCTTCTTAACGATAATGTTGCTGTATTTTTCAATTTAATAGATAATTATTTGTTATACAATTGTTTACTGCTTTGTTGCGTAAAATGTAACCGCTTTTCTGCACAATAGGATTGAATGCAAAAAGAGTCCTTAAACGCACGGAAACAGGACGATTTTACCCCTAAAAAAGGATAAAATTCACCTATTAGCTTTTAACAAATATATTGTTTAATGTGTAATTTTGAGTTCTTTTTTTTGAGCAATATGTTTATTTAAAGACTTAAAATAATTTTTTATACAATTTATTTGGAATATAAAGATTAAAAACTATATTTGTGCAATCGATTACATTATTGTCGCTTTGTTACTATAAAATGTTGATTTTAATCTCTTTAAAATAGATTTTTTTACTGCGAATTAATTTTTCGAAACTTTATATAACTATCTAATAACCACTACTATGAATCAAACAGATGCTGCAACAGCCAATCAGACCATTAAATCTGCAGGACGATATCGCTGGAGTATATGTGCATTGTTATTTTTTGCAACCACAATTAATTATTTAGACCGACAAGTTCTTTCATTGACATGGAGTGATTTTATAGCACCTGAATTTCATTGGACAAATAATAATTATGGTAATATTACAGCTTTATTCTCAATATTTTATGCTGTTTCTTTGTTACTGGCAGGAAGATTTGTAGACTGGATGGATACAAAAAAAGGATTTCTTTGGGCAATTGGAGTTTGGTCTATAGGAGCTTGTCTACACGCATTTTGTGGAATCGCAACTTCTGGAATCATTACAGGAAACTGGTTCGTAGGTTTTCATGGTTCTAAAGAAATAATCAGTACAATAAACGATACAGCCTTGGTAATTAATGTGAGTGTCGCTCTTTTTATTTTTGCACGTTTCGTTTTAGCAGTTGGAGAAGCGGGAAACTTCCCTGCAGCAATTAAAACAACAGCCGAATATTTTCCTAAAAAAGACAGAGCTTTTGCAACCAGTATTTTTAATGCTGGAGCAACAGTTGGAGCTTTGGCGGCGCCAGTTACCATTCCGTTTATTGCTAAATCTTTTGGATGGGAAATGTCATTCATTATCATTGGAGCTTTAGGATTTATATGGATGGGATTCTGGATTTTTATGTACGACAAACCAGAAAGACATTCAAAAGTAACGGCTGAAGAATTAGCTTATATCCAACAAGATGATGCAGTTGATCCTAAAATTAGTGAACTTACTTTAGAAGCAACTTCAAAAGTGTCTTTGGTGGAATGTTTTAAATACAAACAAACTTGGGCATTTGCTTTTGGTAAATTTATGACTGATGGTGTATGGTGGTTCTTTTTATTTTGGACGCCTGCTTATTTAAGTTCAGTTTACGGAATGGACTCTACAGAAGCAGCTCTGCCGTTGTTTGTCTTATACATGATTACATTATTGTCAATTATTGGTGGATGGCTGCCAACGTATTTCGTAGAGAAAAAAGGAATGAACCCTTATGAAGGAAGAATGAGAGCTATGCTGATTTTTGCTTTTTTTCCTTTATTAGCTTTGATTGCACAACCATTAGGTTACATTAGTTACTGGGTTCCTGTAATCATTATCGGAATTGCGGGAGCGGCTCACCAGTCTTGGTCGGCAAATATTTTTACAACAGTAGGCGATATGTTTCCTAAAAAAGCAATTGCAACAATTACTGGAATTGGAGGTTTAGCAGGAGGTGTTGGATCAACTTTAATTAACAAAGGTTCAGGAGTTTTATTTGATTACGCTAAAGAAACTGAAATGGTTTTTATGGGTTTTAAAGGAATTGAAGCTGGATATTTCATTATTTTCTCTATCTGTGCGGTTTGTTATTTAACAGGCTGGATTGTAATGAAATCATTAGTTCCAAAATACAGCCCAATTACGGATCTATAGATTTGTTCTAATTAAAAGATTTTTTGAATTTAAATTATGCTATTTGAATATAAAAAATTAATTTTGTGCAATCGATTACATTAAATAAAAAATTATGACAAAATATAGTTCAAGATACGCCTCTAGCCCTGAAGCTGTAAAAAAATATGATACACAGCAGTTACGAGAAGAATTCTTAATTGATGACTTAATGCAGGAAGATGAAATCGTATTGGTTTACTCGCATTACGATCGATACATTGCGGGTTCTGCAGTTCCTGTAAAAGGCGATTTGGCTTTGGAAACTATTGATCCGCTAAAAGCACCATATTTTTTAGAAAGAAGAGAATTAGGAATTATAAATGTTGGCGGAAGTGGTTCTGTTGTTGTTGAAGGTACAACTTATGAATTAGGTTTTAAAGATGCTTTGTATATCGGAGCTGGAAATAAAGAAGTGGTTTTTAAAAGCGATGACAGTAATAACCCAGCTAAATTTTATTTGAATTCTGCACCAGCTCACACAACTTACCCAACTAAAAAAGTAAGTTTAGCTGAAGCTAATAAATTACAGTTGGGAACAATGGAAACAGCGAATCACCGAACTGTAAACCAGATGATTATTGGAAGCGTAGTGACAACCTGCCAATTGCAAATGGGAATGACAGAATTAAAACCCGGAAGTGTTTGGAATACCATGCCGGCACACGTTCACGATCGCAGAATGGAAGTTTATTTCTATTTGGATATTCCGCAAGATCAGGCAGTTTGCCACTTTATGGGGCAACCACAAGAAACAAGACATATTTGGATGAACAATCATCAAGCAGTGATTTCTCCGCCTTGGTCTATTCACTCAGGTTCAGGAACTAGTAACTATACTTTTATCTGGGGAATGGCTGGTGAAAACCTAGATTACGGAGATATGGATGTTTGTAAAATCACTGATTTAAGATAAGAAAATGACAAACTTATTCGACATAAAAGGAAAAATTGCCCTTATTACAGGAAGCACGCACGGACTAGGAATGGCAATGGCTAAAGGATTAGGTCAGGCGGGTGCAACGATTGTGGTAAACGGAAATTCTTCTCAAGAAAAAATTGATAATGCTGTAGCAGAATTAAAAAGCGAAGGTATTACTGCAGTTGGTTACAAATTTAATGTAACGGAAGAACAAGAAGTAAAAACAGCGATTCAGAAAATTGAAACCGAAGTTGGACCTATCGATATCCTAATCAATAATGCTGGAATTATCAAAAGAATTCCGCTTTTAGATATGGAAGTTTCAGATTTCAGAGAAGTAGTTGATATTGATTTAGTAAGTCCATTTATTGTTTCCAAGCATGTTGCAAAAGGAATGATCCAAAGAAGACAAGGTAAAATAATCAACATTTGTTCTATGATGAGCGAATTGGGTCGAAACACCGTTTCTGCTTATGCTGCTGCAAAAGGAGGTTTAAAAATGCTGACCAAAAACATGGCAACAGAGTGGGCAAAATACAATGTTCAGATCAACGGAATTGGACCTGGATATTTTGCAACAGAACAAACAAAACCAATTAGAGTTGACGGACATCCGTTTAACGATTTTATTATAAGCAGAACACCTGCAGCCAAATGGGGAGATCCAAATGATTTAGCAGGAGCAGCAATATTTTTATCATCAAAAGCGAGTGATTTTGTAAACGGTCACATTTTATATGTTGACGGCGGAATTCTTGCTACAATCGGAAAACCTTCAAACGAAGAATAATTTTCATATTATATTTTAAAAACTATGAGCCAGACATTTATACACGATAATTTTTTATTAGAAAATAAATATGCTGAAGAATTGTACCACAATTACTCAAAAAATCAGCCTATTATTGACTACCATAATCACTTAAATCCTCAGTTTATTGCCGAAGATAAAATCTTCGACAACATAACAAATGTCTGGATAAACGGTGACCACTACAAATGGCGTGCTATGCGTACCTTAGGGATCAACGAGCAGTTCGTAACCGGAAATGGATCGGATAAAGATAAATTCTTAAACTGGGCAAAAACGGTTCCGTATACTATGCGTAATCCTTTGTATCACTGGACTCACTTAGAATTAGCGCGTTATTTTGATATTTATGATTTACTGAATGAAAAATCAGCAGAAAAAATCTATATCGAAACCTCTGAGAAAGTAAATTCTCAAGCGTACAGCACGCAAAACCTTCTTAAAAAAGTAAATGCTGAATTAGTTTGTACTACTGAAGATCCAATTGATTCTTTAGAATTTCACCAAAAATTCGCAAACAACTCAACTGGAATCAAGATGAGTACGGCTTTCAGACCTGATAAAGCCATCTTAATTGCTAATGATGGTTATAATGCATATCTGGACACATTAGGGGATGTGTCCGGAGTTGCAATTAATACGTATGCTGATTTGCAGTCTGCTTTAAGAAAAAGAATTGAATTCTTTAATGCAAACGGTTGTAAATTAAGCGATCACGGTTTAAATCAGATTGATTTTGAAAACTTTACAGAAAGTGAAGTAAATGCTATTTTCAAAAAGAAAAGAGAAAACGGCGAATTGTCTCCAGAAGAAGTTTTAAAATTCCACAGTGCCATTTTGGTTTTCTTGTCAGAAACGTATCATGAATTTGGATGGGTACAGCAGTTTCACTTAGGTGCATTGCGTAACAATAATGCTCGTATGCACAGAATTTTAGG
This is a stretch of genomic DNA from Flavobacterium endoglycinae. It encodes these proteins:
- a CDS encoding alpha/beta hydrolase, coding for MKNTATLSLRRISLFFLLFTGVLYTHAQNQVIPLWNTIPDEIKASNYKEKEESKDGKVQSTSLVSVPTLTAFFPAVTKPNQTAVVILPGGGYSHLAIDKEGTKIAEWFNTLGIPAFVLKYRLPSDLIMKNKNVGPLQDAQEAIRYVRQNAAKWNINSNKIGIMGFSAGGHLASTLSTHYDDKVYESAFKVSARPDFSVLIYPVISMENEITHKGSQINLLGESPSQELIDSFSNEKKVNAKTPPAFLIHATDDTVVIPENSINYYLALKKNGVSAEMHIYEKGGHGFGLGTNDTSKFWPKQLENWLKANQLN
- a CDS encoding MFS transporter, with the protein product MNQTDAATANQTIKSAGRYRWSICALLFFATTINYLDRQVLSLTWSDFIAPEFHWTNNNYGNITALFSIFYAVSLLLAGRFVDWMDTKKGFLWAIGVWSIGACLHAFCGIATSGIITGNWFVGFHGSKEIISTINDTALVINVSVALFIFARFVLAVGEAGNFPAAIKTTAEYFPKKDRAFATSIFNAGATVGALAAPVTIPFIAKSFGWEMSFIIIGALGFIWMGFWIFMYDKPERHSKVTAEELAYIQQDDAVDPKISELTLEATSKVSLVECFKYKQTWAFAFGKFMTDGVWWFFLFWTPAYLSSVYGMDSTEAALPLFVLYMITLLSIIGGWLPTYFVEKKGMNPYEGRMRAMLIFAFFPLLALIAQPLGYISYWVPVIIIGIAGAAHQSWSANIFTTVGDMFPKKAIATITGIGGLAGGVGSTLINKGSGVLFDYAKETEMVFMGFKGIEAGYFIIFSICAVCYLTGWIVMKSLVPKYSPITDL
- the kduI gene encoding 5-dehydro-4-deoxy-D-glucuronate isomerase, with the protein product MTKYSSRYASSPEAVKKYDTQQLREEFLIDDLMQEDEIVLVYSHYDRYIAGSAVPVKGDLALETIDPLKAPYFLERRELGIINVGGSGSVVVEGTTYELGFKDALYIGAGNKEVVFKSDDSNNPAKFYLNSAPAHTTYPTKKVSLAEANKLQLGTMETANHRTVNQMIIGSVVTTCQLQMGMTELKPGSVWNTMPAHVHDRRMEVYFYLDIPQDQAVCHFMGQPQETRHIWMNNHQAVISPPWSIHSGSGTSNYTFIWGMAGENLDYGDMDVCKITDLR
- a CDS encoding gluconate 5-dehydrogenase, with the translated sequence MTNLFDIKGKIALITGSTHGLGMAMAKGLGQAGATIVVNGNSSQEKIDNAVAELKSEGITAVGYKFNVTEEQEVKTAIQKIETEVGPIDILINNAGIIKRIPLLDMEVSDFREVVDIDLVSPFIVSKHVAKGMIQRRQGKIINICSMMSELGRNTVSAYAAAKGGLKMLTKNMATEWAKYNVQINGIGPGYFATEQTKPIRVDGHPFNDFIISRTPAAKWGDPNDLAGAAIFLSSKASDFVNGHILYVDGGILATIGKPSNEE
- the uxaC gene encoding glucuronate isomerase; this encodes MSQTFIHDNFLLENKYAEELYHNYSKNQPIIDYHNHLNPQFIAEDKIFDNITNVWINGDHYKWRAMRTLGINEQFVTGNGSDKDKFLNWAKTVPYTMRNPLYHWTHLELARYFDIYDLLNEKSAEKIYIETSEKVNSQAYSTQNLLKKVNAELVCTTEDPIDSLEFHQKFANNSTGIKMSTAFRPDKAILIANDGYNAYLDTLGDVSGVAINTYADLQSALRKRIEFFNANGCKLSDHGLNQIDFENFTESEVNAIFKKKRENGELSPEEVLKFHSAILVFLSETYHEFGWVQQFHLGALRNNNARMHRILGPDTGWDSIGDYPQAQKLSAFLNALDSKDKLTKTIIYNLNPADNEVMATMIGNFNDGSVRGKVQFGSGWWFLDQKDGMTKQLNALSNMGLISCFVGMLTDSRSFLSFPRHEYFRRILCNLLGDEIKRGELPNDMEWIGKLVSDISYNNAKEYFKF